From the genome of Malus sylvestris chromosome 13, drMalSylv7.2, whole genome shotgun sequence:
CGGTCAGAGGAGCAAAGCGTTCTACCTCTCTAACAGTATCTGTTACCCTACGTGGGCTTTTATTTGGATAACATTCAAAGGAATCTGGTGAACGACAAAAGTGACGTGATGCTGATAATGGCGACGAAGGCTCGATTGGGGAAACGGAGTCTTCTGCTTCTTTATGAGTTTCCACAACCATATCCGATTCATCACCGGACGGGGTAGGGCTTCGGTTCACCTCAGAAGATGTGACCAATCCTTTCATAATTCCGCTTGCAAACTTTTGCCGCAATCTACCCCATCCATTTTCTCTGGCTGGAAGGCAAGTTTCTGATTCGGTATTTGATACTGAAAAAGGTGGAACAACCCCACCTGCAAGTACCTTATGAAAAATTTCGAAATCCAAATTATATTCGGCAACCTTCCTTTCACCAACCTGACCACACATCGCTGCAGAAACCTTATCACCTGCGGAAGAAAAAGTTTCTACCTTTTTGGCATCTGTCTTGCTGGAATCTTCTGCTAAGAGTCCGTTGGAAAGAGCATCCCAGAACTCCAACGGTTCTTCACCTTCATTGATGTCCACAATCGGGCCCTTTGCCCTCTCATACTGGATGACCTGAAAGGCAGCTGCCTTTGCATTATCTGACATCATTGTGTTGCAATCCTTTCCAATCCAGACGTATATAGCAGATGGAACATGCACAATGAACGCCCCACGAGAGTCGAGTCCTTGTGGACCTGGGTGTCCCAACGTCTTTGGCACCAGATGAAGAGGATCATACGATGAATGCGGGGCCATCCGATACATCCTTAACATGGAATTTGGGCTTGCAGGCACAGCATGTACCCTCTTCTGGCACTGAAGGAGTTGACAAGCAAAACCCATATTCGGGTTAGTCACCCCTCTCGCTGCCTTCACATACTGGAACGCATCTTCAAAGCTGTGGCCCTCCCTCCACATTAGGTATGCAATGACCAGAGAGGTGGACCGAGACACTCCCTGACAACAATGCACGAAAACTCGCCCGCCTTGCTTTCGAACATCTTCAAAATAATCAAACACATCATAGAGTATACTCGTAATGTCCTCCGATGGGCTATCTCGCAACCAAAGTGTCTTGTACACAAGATCATTTCTGAAATACTCGGGAGAAACAAACCCAACACAGTTCAGCACATGAGTGATCCCATTCTGCCTCAAAATCTCGCGGTTCTTAGCCACGGCATCACTTCCTAAGAATATATGATCAGCAATTCTCGAGCATTCTTTGTTGAAAAACGCAAGTTTATCCTTCTTAAACTCAAACTCTCTCCCAGGTTCTTCTGGGTTCGAATTCAGAAGCGGTTTAGCCGAACCTCTCGGGGTCTGCGGTTGAGGCCAGACCCCGAGATCATCAGACCCCGCCCGCGGCCACTCCTTAACGGTATTTCTGGCTATTGAAAGGGGCTGAAGTGGAGGGAGGCAGGACCTCGCTTTACTAACCAGCTGTGGCCTCGGATATGGATTGTTATGCTTAGAGGGTGACCGGTCAGACCACGAAACCGACCGCAAGTAGGTTTTCCGGGAAGTACTTCCGGCGAGCcggtttttctcttcttcccctAACATCTCAAagtttttgacaaaaattcTAAAAACTAATCGATACCCATTGAAGGATACTTCCAGGAAATAACATAGAACCCATCAAGTTGAAAATTTTGGCATAAATAGTTGGTATTGAAATTTCAaaacctcttctctctctgctcCTTTTCTCACCTAAAACCCttgaccctctctctctcctcactttctctctctaaagatTATAGCTTTTCAATCTAGGCAGTTGATTAAGAAGCAATATTCAAACACGAAAACGACTGagtaaaaccctaaaccaataGAGACAAGCAGAAAGTTGGAAAGAAGGAAAAAGTCAGGTATTTTTTAAGAGAGACTCActtggaaattggaaaaatgggCAACCATCTTTCCAGCTGAAGAATCGCTTGGTATGTGTGACGGACTTTGAAATCCGGAGGAGAAGAAGGGAGAAGAAGTGAGAAGAAGGGGAGGAGGCTGAGTTTTGGGAGAACGAGTTGGACTGAGTCACTTGGGGTTTGGAGGGTTGTTAACTTCTTGTTGGTAATGGTTATGGTGGGTTGGTTTTAGACTGGCGGGGGCATGGGTCAAACTGCCACGTCGTCCATGATCTAACAAGCAATGCATGTCGAGTCTTGTGATGTCATTTACACATGTATAGTTCGGACCACCGAGAGAATCTTGTGGAGGAATACACTCAAGTTACGTGATTCGTAAGACagttttcatcatttttttttaaagggaaTGACTAAAGGTTTTGTCATGACAATTTATGACTTGCCGTGTGGTTTATTAGCGTGTGATTCATCAGCGATAAAAAACGAATCCATAATTTGCCCTGTGAAATAGAGTTTAAATTCGTCCTCAACCACTAAACCATCATGTTGTAGTTTCGTACAATTTTTTTAAAGGTACAAGATTTTATGTATTTGATAATTTAATGTGGATTTCATTTTTGAGATTTGAGAGATATTAGTTAGACAACTTGTTgaagagtttttttttccttaatcgAGATTTTTTGATGCATAAATTAACTTGTACATTGGGGAGGGGAGTATCTCCTTATGGCAAAGTATATCATGTTATATTTATCTCTCTTATTACATGACCCAAGTTGAGCTAAAGTTGTTTCGAGAAGGACATAGGAAATGGGCAAACATGTGTTCTCAATTTCAAAGCAAGTAAAAGATCAAATTTTGAACTATAGTGAGGGTCAAGTTCTACACACTACCATCGTGATGTAAAAtaaatggacaaggattgtctgctctTCTTGTTCATGTGCCATctcatgccctcctgtttgtgtggtcacagttaagccacatcaacattttatattactatttatttttgtcttattatctctataaaaaaaataatataaaatgttgacgtggcttaaccgtgaccacacaaaacaggaaggcacgggaacaaggagggcaaacaatcaTTGTCCAAAATAAATAATGTATTTTACTAGTTTTGTGAATGAGGGACACCAAAACGTAAGCACCAAaccaatattatattatatcaaCCCTAATTTGTGGTCATGCGTTCTGGTAAATTTGATCAGTGTTTGGGAAAGGAATCCTCTAATCCACCTAGTTTGGGATTCgggtcgttgaaatttgatccaacggctacaaatatgGTGCCTCTTTAAAAATGATAATAactgtagccgtttgatcaaattccAACGATCCAAATCTCGGACtatgtggatttggtggaaAAGGGATCCGCAGTGTTTGAACCTCCTAGTAAAGAATGTCAGAAACTAAACATGGCTCGTTGATCTTTGAGGAAATGTTTTCTTGGTCATGCCATTTCTGGAAGGCCTCAAACTGTTCAAAGTTTTGAAACCCTAATACTTAACGAGGAAGACAAACTGTCACACGACCAGAACGGCAGTGACAATTGAGTCCAACATTCTACTTTCCGGTTTATTTTACCAATTAGAATCGAGCAACCAACAAGCATAACACCTCCAAAACTCCATTAATCCAAGTTGAATGGAGGTGCAAAAGTGGTAATTATTAATGTTCTAAAAAACGATAGGCGCTAATTAGGCAGCTAGTTGGGGGCATAAGCGAActagacggatttaagtaaattaattatatattgtatagataagtgcctatttatacttaaaaaacgTATAATTGTATTGGCatacataaattgtaaaataaaatgttatatagattataaagtattataacatattgaaaatatggggaataaacatttaatgagtgttcatctaagtatttagcaagtctcttacattttattggcaaaataaaatgcaaaaagaaagTTATTGATTTTAtgtctaagtgagagtcgcGACGTAAGCGGGTGCTAAGGTGGGTTTAGGCGGGCTATATGGAAACCTAAGCAGGTCTACGcgcactttcttaattttcaaatgcataGAAACTAATCGGAGCGGTAGCCAACAACTTAGCGCTTAAGCGGTGCTAGACGGGACTTAGACAGcactaggcggggatttttagaaccaTGGTAATTATTATGACAATTGGTATTGCAAATCATAGCTCCAATTAAACAACAAGtgacaagaaaaaaaacaaaaatgtgtGACCAGGAATTGACAAAATTGCCTTGTTGTTCAAGGACGATTTGTTCAAACTTCCAAACTGATGGGATGGATAAGCGGTTGATATTTGACCAACAAATACAGAataacttgcatgcataatccATGCTTAGATTTTATGCACTAATAAGTTAAGGCAAA
Proteins encoded in this window:
- the LOC126597605 gene encoding protein-tyrosine-phosphatase MKP1-like — its product is MLGEEEKNRLAGSTSRKTYLRSVSWSDRSPSKHNNPYPRPQLVSKARSCLPPLQPLSIARNTVKEWPRAGSDDLGVWPQPQTPRGSAKPLLNSNPEEPGREFEFKKDKLAFFNKECSRIADHIFLGSDAVAKNREILRQNGITHVLNCVGFVSPEYFRNDLVYKTLWLRDSPSEDITSILYDVFDYFEDVRKQGGRVFVHCCQGVSRSTSLVIAYLMWREGHSFEDAFQYVKAARGVTNPNMGFACQLLQCQKRVHAVPASPNSMLRMYRMAPHSSYDPLHLVPKTLGHPGPQGLDSRGAFIVHVPSAIYVWIGKDCNTMMSDNAKAAAFQVIQYERAKGPIVDINEGEEPLEFWDALSNGLLAEDSSKTDAKKVETFSSAGDKVSAAMCGQVGERKVAEYNLDFEIFHKVLAGGVVPPFSVSNTESETCLPARENGWGRLRQKFASGIMKGLVTSSEVNRSPTPSGDESDMVVETHKEAEDSVSPIEPSSPLSASRHFCRSPDSFECYPNKSPRRVTDTVREVERFAPLTDKLLLPTTLCGSPDSFSCFPDRSPKFSSKSPTLSPSTSENSSSFTFSPSSSNWSDLSYLSSRQPSPSGLDSTDPFNVKNISLADNSSLLFKKSPPSPTEAFSPDSTLEMANTGLPCKGISPSIAERRGSNPPPRMLVPLVDETPKVPRNLVRSRSFSLPDMADDAMDTDCNQSETVSHREDLMLDVNVSHHGNELKSERITKAAKVINPVLYQWPSLNKVEAHQSHELHTGSAYLLPAPDTSAGTSNPGILFVWLGLEVLQEEGQSPTCEDRHLHWEAIGHNLLDRMGLPMNSPVQIIREGEEPEEFLIHLSRISIQKT